GCCTTTCGAAAACACTCACGGTCCAGGGCTCTTCCTTAACAGTTTGCGGAATCTTGCCACAGTCGGGTACACATTTAAGTTGTCTTTGGCTCTTCCAAGTCGCGCTCTCGCCGTTCCTCTGACAAATCGCGATTTCCTTCAAATTTTCTATATTGCTCTTGAAGCCTGGGGAACAGGTTATTGTAGCATAAGTGTTGGGTAACAATTGCATATCCATGTCGCGGCAATTCCCTATTTGGCCGTTATAGTCACAGGTGGCCTGGATGGATAGATCGTTGCCGAATTTCGTTCGAGAACAACTGGGACGACACTCGGGCCAAGTTTCCTGCCATTTACCATCAAGGCATTGATTCAAGTCACTTCCAATGCTTACAGTGTTATTTTCACAGATAAGACGCACTACCACTGTGCTGGGTATTTCTGCACCCATCTCATAAGGCAGAACATTGAAAAGCGTTCTCACTGCAAGATTTGTTAAAGACATAGGTATATTGCATCCATTTTTCATTGGAGGTGGAGGAATTCCTGGGGTATACTGAATCGGAGTGGCTCTTCCAGAGGCCTTCTCTAAGGATGAGGGCTTTGTTTTatagtatttattatttttagtgcATATGTCATAAATCTCATCAGAGCCATCATAACAATCAATATAAGTATCACAAGCCTTTTCGATAGGCAGACAACCTCCATATTTACAACGAAAAGTATTTTTGGGGCACATAGAAATAATGCACATGTGAAGGGTCTCATCGCTTCCATCCTGACAGTCCTTAATGCCATCACAAACGAAACTTGGACTAATACATTCTTGGTTATCTGCACACTTGAATTCATGACCCCTAAAAATGTTGAGAATttcaccaacaaaaaaatatatttggttCTCTtatcaaaatttgtttttttttttaaaacttgtaGATTGTGCAATTAAATACATAAAACGTATATAAGAATTGCACTTTctactctttattttttataaaacaaaatattccaACTATCGTTCTATGAAGAACTTCGTTGTTTGTCAAAACTTACTTGCATCCGGTATTATCAGGCTTGTAATTCCGCCATTCTGGGCTGCATTTTCTCTCATGTTCATCGGTTCCATCCCAGCAATCTACATTACCATCGCAAAGTTGTGATTTCTTAAAGCATCCACCATAAGAACACTGCTCCTCGGGACAAGTTTGGTTGTAACATTCAACAAATTTCTCATCACTACCATCGGGACAGTCTCTTTTTGCATCGCATTTTTCATTAGCGAAGATGGAATTACCGTCCATGCATTCATAAAATTCatctaaaaagtaaaaaatttatctcACCCGTTTCCCATAGACATTTTTGACTCACCAGCAATTATGCCCACGCTAAACCAATATATGATATGAAAAAAAACCCACATTCGAAACATTTTTTGAGTCATCCGAAGCTGTGCTTATGCCAAAATCTCAGAATATAATAAAGCAAAAATCTCATTTttgtgatatatatataagaaaacGACTCTCTCTTAAATTAATTCAAAGAGAGTCGTATTCAGAAttctaataaaaattttaattaatttttaagtacTGATAATGCTAAGGAATAGCAAGACGATTTCTAAAACCTAGCCATATTCATTATACCCCGGCAGacgttattataattttggtaaaaagtgtgaaacgcagtgaaggagacaacTTCGACCCTCTGGAACCCCATTACGAAAAATTCatctaaaaagtaaaaaattaatCTCACCTGTTTCCCATAGACAATTTTGACTCTCCAGCAATTATGCCCACGCTAAACCAATATATGATATGAAAAAAAACCCACACTCGAAACATTTTGTGAGTCATCCGAAGCTGTGCTCATGCCAAAATCTCAGAATATAATAAAGCAAAAATCTCATTTttgtgatatatatataagaaagCGACTCTCTCTTAAATTAATTCAAAGAGAgttgttcaagcattgaacactattttatataGAAATTCTTCAGTTacagtttcaagggatcggacccatgaaatacgaATCAAACAGCATggtttaaaaccgatcccctgcagcctacacaaatatgtatgttctcaagtggtgcgcttatcgcactggaaagggtcgcatagcatgtcagcgtgcagtgcgttgtcaagtagttttaaatagatttaagattctcatgtatcgtacttatcatgatacaattataattttatcatggtacttataagagaactttaccgaataaaatcagtttccaaaaggagctcattggagtaagacctatttatttagggctcctcttaaaAAGAGTCGTATTCAGAAttctaatgaaaattttaattaatttttaagtacTGATAATGTTAAGGAATAGCAATGCGATTTCTAAAACCTAGCAATATTCATTATACCCCTGCAGacgttattataattttggtaaaaagtgtgaaacgcagtgaaggagacaacTTCGGGTCCCTCTGGAACCCCATTacgaaaaaatctaaaaaatattttgtctcaggattctggggcagaatggtgaagaatctatccagaaatcgttttaGGTACTctgcttgggaatcggatgagaattcgggaagatatagccatcactgtgggccatatagggatcAGATAATGAAGAGACGTCTCACATATAAACCGCAACATTGTGTCTTCTGGTGTTTTATATTCGGAGACTTCGACTTATCCACAGCTTCGAAACTATTCTGAAAATGTTTccattgtgggtttttcttaAAATCATATGTCGGTTAAACGTGGGGATAATTGTgaatttaattgttttaacttaaaaatataaataatttttatgtaaaatgCGATTCAAAAAAAGACTGTGCCTATGATTGTGATGAGAAATTCTTTGTATTTTATATCTAAACATGTCCCGAGGAGCGGTGTTCTTATGGTGGATGTTTCGATAAGACACAACTGGGACAAGACAAGATTGCTGCGATGAAACCAATGAACATGAGAGCAAATATAGTCCAGAAAGGCAGAACTACAAGCCTGATAATACCGGATGCCAGTAAGTTTTAACATAGAACAAAGTTTGTCAAAGAACTATAGTTggagtattattttttttaacaaataacaGAAAGAAAAATTCTGATCTACgttttttgtatttacttGTACAATCTACAAGTAtctaaatacaaaaatgttgaGAAGAGaaccaaatatatttttgggtCGGTGAAGTATTCTTTGTTTATCTTAGGGATCATAAATTCAAgtgcaaaattaaaagaattctTATTTactataaaatttatatattactatataaattttaaagaataaaaatttactataaattaattaattaaattcactTGTTTTCCATAGACATATTTGACTTATAAGCAATAATGCCCACGTTCAACTAACAtaggatataaaaaaaacccacaatcGAAACATTTTGAAATAATTCCGAAGCTTTCAACAAGCCGAACAAAATGAGACGACTCTCTTTTGTGATATTTAATCATAGATTCTCTTCCAGACGTACAGGCGTACTCCGAGACGTACTCAAAATTCTGCTGATAAGCTATTTGTTTTGGAAAGCAACAAGTTGAATATATAAACTAcaatatttgattaaattaaatgaaatacatatgtattctATTATACGAAGATAGGGCCAGAAAATGATCAGATATCCATACatacaatatatgtatgtacataccaTGGTATATGGACTCCATAGCCCTATCTTTGAATAATGACGCCAAAGGAAAATGTTTCCTTAAGTTGAAGGTGCTACAGGACTCTATAGCCTAGATGAGGGGATACTTGGATGAAAGAGCAAAGTTGGGCAAACCAGGCTCTTATCCAATTAAGTCATAACTCAATATGTGCTGAGAGATATGCACTTGGCCATTACTTAGGCGAAAGGCAAAAATTTACTCTAATAACTTTTTAGTTTGCGCTTTCTTCCGTCTTCTTTGCCGCCGGTTGCCAGGAAGATATTTTCACACCAGAGCCATGTAATTTGCTCCGTCCTTAGCAGTTCCCTTTTGGGTTGAAGCTTTTTGGCCAGCAGATTTTAGCTTATGCAGAGCAACAGCTCTCCCAGCATCATCTATCCGGCCAACCAACCATCACCGCCTCTCCTTCTTCTGGAGCTCCGATTCCAACTTCCTTTTATGGCACCAGCGAGACGGTGCCACAACTCATTTGGCATTGACCAGGATTGGACGTTGCCGCAGTCCTTCGTGACTGTTTCTACGAGCAACTACGGGGCTGCAGGGCCACGGCTTCCAGTTTAGCCCTCGATGATGGAGGCTCCATCTGACTGAAATCCGTCCACCCTACCGGCCCAGTCAGTTCCCAGCCTGGGCTTCATCTACACCCAAGTCCCACATC
The Drosophila bipectinata strain 14024-0381.07 chromosome 3R, DbipHiC1v2, whole genome shotgun sequence DNA segment above includes these coding regions:
- the LOC108130335 gene encoding modular serine protease-like, translating into MTQKMFRMWVFFHIIYWFSVGIIADEFYECMDGNSIFANEKCDAKRDCPDGSDEKFVECYNQTCPEEQCSYGGCFKKSQLCDGNVDCWDGTDEHERKCSPEWRNYKPDNTGCKGHEFKCADNQECISPSFVCDGIKDCQDGSDETLHMCIISMCPKNTFRCKYGGCLPIEKACDTYIDCYDGSDEIYDICTKNNKYYKTKPSSLEKASGRATPIQYTPGIPPPPMKNGCNIPMSLTNLAVRTLFNVLPYEMGAEIPSTVVVRLICENNTVSIGSDLNQCLDGKWQETWPECRPSCSRTKFGNDLSIQATCDYNGQIGNCRDMDMQLLPNTYATITCSPGFKSNIENLKEIAICQRNGESATWKSQRQLKCVPDCGKIPQTVKEEPWTVSVFERHSTKHQFKHKCFGLIVSPRMVFIRFQNGFKTDNVEKFVIAEGNQTKAFDPDHEHSYNLHKVESISKSGDFTLLKLQDPFILSPSVRPICLPPFQGEYINASEYTVYTSNKIHYLNQFPREFKLLIKNDEKQN